In one window of Thermus aquaticus DNA:
- a CDS encoding carboxylesterase/lipase family protein yields the protein MRWLLLFLLSPALAAELFLFTPEGPLRGEARDGVGAVYGLAYGEAGRFTAPRPVEGLRQGPVRACPQPPGLTARFGGSMPPQEEDCLQVQVYFPLRPPPPGGFPVMVFFHGGSFLSGSGAEPIYAAWRLAREGAVVFLPNYRLGALGFLALPALREEDPVAVGNYGLLDALLALRFAQRVAPYFGGSPEGLTLLGQSAGSMLTCTLLALPEARRLVKGAILQSGGCAEVRPLEKDLEVGEKVAAKAGCDPKDLTCLRRAPVGDLVPGGGGSLEATFFLSSPFKPHLNPRLLPKSPLEALVDGEARGIPLLAGATAEEVPPGEGPRSWAGFAEALKGEKPGVREALLAHYQGRFRDPRRAYAAYQTERTLLCPTLKAARVQRAFAPTHAYLFTFRVPGLEGLGAFHGLDLAPLFGNLQEMPFLPLFLTQEARAKAEALGARMRRYWVAFAREGEPKGWPRWPLYREGFVLRLDEPLGLLPDPYEERCALLEKLGLL from the coding sequence ATGCGCTGGCTCCTCCTTTTCCTCCTCTCCCCCGCCCTGGCGGCGGAGCTTTTCCTCTTCACCCCGGAAGGCCCCCTCCGGGGCGAGGCCCGGGACGGGGTGGGGGCGGTGTACGGCCTGGCCTACGGGGAGGCGGGGCGCTTTACCGCCCCCAGGCCCGTGGAGGGCCTGAGGCAGGGGCCGGTCCGGGCCTGCCCCCAGCCCCCCGGCCTCACGGCCCGGTTCGGGGGGTCTATGCCGCCCCAGGAGGAGGACTGCCTCCAGGTCCAGGTCTACTTTCCCCTGAGGCCCCCACCCCCTGGGGGGTTTCCGGTCATGGTCTTTTTCCATGGGGGAAGCTTCCTCTCGGGAAGCGGGGCCGAGCCCATCTACGCCGCTTGGCGGCTGGCGCGGGAGGGGGCGGTGGTCTTTCTGCCCAACTACCGCCTGGGGGCCCTGGGGTTTCTAGCCCTCCCCGCCCTCCGGGAAGAGGACCCTGTGGCCGTGGGCAACTACGGCCTCCTGGACGCCCTCCTCGCCCTGCGCTTCGCCCAGAGGGTGGCCCCCTACTTCGGGGGGAGTCCCGAGGGCCTCACCCTCTTGGGCCAGTCGGCGGGAAGCATGCTCACCTGCACCCTCCTGGCCCTGCCCGAGGCGAGAAGGCTCGTCAAGGGGGCCATCCTCCAGTCCGGGGGGTGCGCCGAGGTGCGCCCTCTGGAAAAGGACCTGGAGGTGGGGGAGAAGGTGGCGGCCAAGGCGGGGTGCGACCCCAAGGACCTCACCTGCCTGAGGCGGGCTCCGGTCGGGGACCTGGTGCCCGGGGGCGGGGGGAGCCTCGAGGCCACCTTCTTCCTCTCCTCCCCCTTCAAGCCCCACCTAAACCCCCGCCTCCTGCCCAAAAGCCCCCTGGAGGCCCTAGTGGATGGGGAGGCCCGAGGGATTCCCCTCCTCGCCGGGGCCACGGCGGAAGAGGTGCCCCCGGGGGAAGGCCCCAGGAGCTGGGCGGGCTTCGCCGAGGCCTTGAAGGGGGAAAAGCCGGGGGTGCGGGAAGCCCTTCTCGCCCACTACCAAGGCCGCTTCCGGGACCCCAGGAGGGCCTACGCCGCCTACCAGACGGAACGCACCCTCCTCTGCCCCACCCTAAAGGCGGCCCGGGTCCAGAGGGCCTTCGCCCCCACCCACGCCTACCTCTTCACCTTCCGGGTGCCGGGCCTCGAGGGCCTGGGGGCCTTCCACGGCCTGGACCTGGCCCCCCTTTTCGGCAACCTCCAGGAGATGCCCTTCCTCCCCCTCTTCCTGACCCAGGAGGCCCGGGCCAAGGCCGAGGCCCTGGGCGCCAGGATGCGCCGCTACTGGGTCGCCTTCGCCCGGGAAGGGGAGCCCAAAGGCTGGCCCCGCTGGCCCCTCTACCGGGAGGGCTTCGTCCTGCGCCTGGACGAGCCCTTAGGCCTCCTCCCCGACCCCTACGAGGAAAGGTGCGCCCTTTTGGAGAAACTTGGGCTACTATAG
- a CDS encoding molybdopterin oxidoreductase family protein, producing the protein MRATCPLDCPDACSLRLTFREGRLLKVEGDPRHPITRGFACAKTYRYPERVQERLLYPMRRIGRKGEGRFRRVSWEEALDGIAQRLMEVLDREGGEAVLPYHYAGTMGLIENQHPLAFFRAIGASELLETICATAGSAAWEMTYGPRLAPDPEDIPEARHIVLWGINSLSTNSHLTPFLKEARRRGARIVHIDPYENLTSRFADWHIKIRPGTDAALAYGLAHVLFREGLVDGEYLEKAALGLEAYREEAERWTPERASALTGVPPEAILRLAREMGEAKRVFLRVGYGMTRHPGGGNALRAVILLPALLGAWRYPGCGAMLSTSGAFFLNKRFLGGRHLLEGTHPPEGYFRPNPRVRAVNMNQLGTALTALDPPIKALFVFNANPLVVAPNAGKVKAGLEREDLFTVVLEQVMTETALYADYLLPATLFYEHPDLYTSYGHYYLSWNEPLAEPEGEARPNTWVFRELAKRLGLKEPTLFWSAEEVARSLLQTDHPFLQGITLERLKEEGFLKLNLPKPFLPFAQGKVRFSPPPLVIPTEPLPGYPLILITPPAHRFLNTTYGDVRALVEAEGGEPRLLIHPEDALARGIGDGMLVHIRSPWGRITRKAVVTEAPMPGTVVLEGTWWEKWAIDGKGVNHLTSERLTDLGGGSTFHSTPVEVEPLRLA; encoded by the coding sequence ATGCGGGCCACCTGTCCCCTGGACTGCCCGGACGCCTGCAGCCTCCGCCTCACCTTCAGGGAGGGGAGGCTTCTCAAGGTGGAGGGGGACCCCCGCCACCCCATCACCCGGGGCTTCGCCTGCGCCAAGACCTACCGCTACCCGGAACGGGTCCAGGAGAGGCTCCTTTACCCCATGCGCCGCATTGGGCGGAAAGGGGAAGGGCGCTTTAGGCGGGTCTCCTGGGAGGAGGCCCTGGACGGCATCGCCCAGAGGCTCATGGAGGTCTTGGACCGGGAGGGGGGCGAGGCCGTCCTCCCCTACCACTACGCCGGGACCATGGGCCTCATAGAGAACCAGCACCCCCTGGCCTTCTTCCGGGCCATCGGGGCGAGCGAACTCCTGGAGACCATCTGCGCCACGGCGGGGAGCGCCGCCTGGGAGATGACCTACGGGCCCCGCCTGGCCCCAGACCCCGAGGACATTCCTGAAGCCCGCCACATCGTCCTCTGGGGCATCAACAGCCTCTCCACCAACAGCCACCTGACCCCCTTCCTCAAGGAGGCCCGGCGAAGGGGGGCCAGGATCGTCCACATTGACCCCTACGAGAACCTCACCAGCCGCTTCGCCGACTGGCACATCAAAATCCGCCCCGGCACCGACGCCGCCTTAGCCTACGGCCTGGCCCACGTCCTCTTCCGGGAGGGCCTGGTGGACGGGGAGTACCTGGAAAAGGCCGCTTTGGGCCTCGAGGCCTACCGGGAGGAGGCCGAGAGGTGGACCCCGGAAAGGGCGAGCGCCCTCACCGGGGTGCCCCCGGAGGCCATCCTCCGCCTGGCCCGGGAGATGGGGGAGGCGAAAAGGGTCTTCCTCCGGGTGGGCTACGGCATGACCCGCCACCCGGGGGGCGGGAACGCCCTAAGGGCGGTCATCCTCCTCCCCGCCCTCCTCGGGGCCTGGCGCTACCCGGGGTGCGGGGCCATGCTCTCCACCAGCGGGGCCTTCTTCCTCAACAAGCGCTTCCTGGGCGGGCGGCACCTCCTAGAGGGGACGCACCCCCCCGAAGGCTACTTCCGCCCCAACCCCAGGGTGCGGGCCGTCAACATGAACCAGCTGGGCACCGCCCTCACGGCCCTGGACCCCCCCATCAAGGCTCTCTTCGTCTTCAACGCTAACCCCCTGGTGGTGGCCCCAAACGCCGGGAAGGTGAAGGCGGGCCTGGAGCGGGAGGACCTCTTCACCGTGGTCCTGGAGCAGGTGATGACGGAAACCGCCCTCTACGCCGACTACCTCCTCCCCGCCACCCTCTTCTACGAGCACCCGGACCTCTACACCAGCTACGGCCACTACTACCTCTCCTGGAACGAACCCCTGGCGGAGCCGGAAGGGGAGGCTAGGCCCAACACCTGGGTCTTCCGGGAGCTGGCGAAGCGGCTTGGCCTGAAGGAACCCACCCTCTTTTGGAGCGCCGAGGAGGTGGCCCGAAGCCTCCTCCAGACCGACCACCCCTTCCTCCAGGGGATCACCCTGGAAAGGCTCAAGGAGGAGGGCTTCCTGAAGCTCAACCTCCCCAAGCCCTTCCTCCCCTTCGCCCAAGGGAAGGTGCGCTTCAGCCCGCCCCCTCTGGTCATCCCCACCGAGCCCCTGCCCGGCTACCCCCTGATCCTCATCACCCCCCCGGCCCACCGCTTCCTCAACACCACCTACGGGGACGTCCGGGCCCTGGTGGAGGCGGAAGGGGGGGAGCCCCGGCTCCTCATCCACCCCGAGGACGCCCTGGCCCGGGGGATCGGGGACGGGATGCTGGTCCACATCCGTTCTCCTTGGGGCCGCATCACCCGGAAGGCGGTGGTGACCGAGGCCCCCATGCCGGGGACGGTGGTCCTCGAGGGCACCTGGTGGGAGAAGTGGGCCATAGACGGCAAGGGGGTAAACCACCTCACCTCGGAGAGGCTCACGGACCTGGGGGGCGGGAGCACCTTCCACAGCACCCCGGTGGAGGTGGAGCCCCTGCGCCTGGCCTAA
- a CDS encoding NUDIX hydrolase: protein MVKRSVALAAWGEEGLLLVKRPEEDPEFPGVYGLPAVSQEEGESLEAAARRVAREKLSTEVRLRYPVAFGREERPGYTLELWVYEADLLFPPSLPEPRPGKTYYTAFRFGRPEDLKEAARTGSLCSRLYLAVKVGC from the coding sequence ATGGTGAAGCGTTCCGTGGCCCTGGCCGCCTGGGGAGAGGAGGGGCTTCTTCTGGTGAAAAGGCCCGAGGAGGACCCGGAGTTCCCCGGGGTCTACGGCCTCCCCGCCGTGAGCCAGGAGGAGGGGGAAAGCCTGGAGGCGGCCGCCAGGAGGGTGGCCCGGGAAAAGCTGTCCACCGAGGTCCGGCTCCGCTACCCCGTGGCCTTCGGCAGGGAGGAGCGGCCCGGGTACACCCTGGAGCTTTGGGTCTACGAGGCCGACCTCCTCTTCCCCCCAAGCCTGCCCGAGCCCAGGCCGGGCAAGACCTACTACACCGCCTTCCGCTTCGGCCGCCCCGAGGACCTCAAGGAGGCGGCCAGGACGGGCTCCTTGTGCAGCCGCCTCTACCTGGCGGTGAAGGTGGGGTGCTGA
- the thiI gene encoding tRNA uracil 4-sulfurtransferase ThiI, which yields MEHLLVNLFHELALKGENRPLFLKKAKAHVKRALKGLEARLEAQWPMALLFRLPQGAWPEAQERLSTTLGVETFAQVLRLPPDLKAIEAALAKALEGESFATFRVTAKRADKTFPLTSPELERRLGAFIQERTGAKVRLKGAEREFVVRILPGAALLEVARHPGPGGLPPGVSDKVVALLSGGIDSPVAAYRLMRRGAEVVLVHFHPFPLLSGASREKARAIAERLARFQHRVRLHLVPFSEVQRRIILEAPKAYRVVLYRRYMLRLAEAIAKEEGALALVTGDSLGQVASQTLENLYVVNQAATLPVFRPLIGLDKGEIVKEAQKIGTYPISILPDEECCTLFAPKHPVTRAELSVVLDTEARLPTEELLELALKDREVALFTWPGRKALEEGASRAFIMEHGPA from the coding sequence ATGGAACACCTCTTGGTGAACCTCTTCCACGAGCTGGCCCTCAAAGGGGAAAACCGGCCCCTCTTCCTGAAGAAGGCCAAGGCCCACGTCAAGCGGGCCCTGAAGGGATTGGAGGCCAGGCTGGAGGCCCAGTGGCCCATGGCCCTCCTCTTCCGCCTCCCCCAGGGGGCCTGGCCCGAAGCCCAGGAGCGCCTTTCCACCACCCTGGGCGTGGAAACCTTCGCCCAGGTGCTGCGCCTCCCCCCAGACCTTAAGGCCATAGAGGCCGCTTTGGCGAAGGCTTTGGAAGGCGAAAGCTTCGCCACCTTCCGGGTGACGGCCAAGCGCGCCGACAAGACCTTCCCTCTCACCTCCCCGGAGCTGGAGCGGCGCCTGGGGGCCTTCATCCAGGAGAGGACCGGGGCCAAGGTGCGCCTCAAGGGGGCGGAAAGGGAGTTCGTGGTCCGCATCCTGCCCGGGGCGGCCCTTCTGGAGGTGGCCCGCCACCCGGGGCCCGGGGGGCTTCCTCCCGGGGTTTCCGACAAGGTGGTGGCCCTCCTCTCGGGGGGCATAGACTCCCCCGTAGCTGCCTACCGCCTCATGCGCCGGGGGGCGGAGGTGGTCCTGGTCCACTTCCACCCCTTCCCCCTCCTCTCGGGGGCCAGCCGGGAGAAGGCCAGGGCCATCGCCGAGAGGCTGGCCCGCTTCCAGCACCGCGTCCGCCTGCACCTGGTCCCCTTCAGCGAGGTCCAGCGGCGCATCATCCTCGAGGCCCCCAAGGCCTACCGGGTGGTCCTCTACCGCCGCTACATGCTCCGCCTGGCCGAGGCCATCGCCAAGGAGGAGGGGGCCTTGGCCCTGGTCACCGGGGACAGCCTGGGCCAGGTGGCCTCGCAGACCCTGGAAAATCTCTATGTGGTCAACCAGGCGGCCACCCTCCCCGTCTTCCGCCCCCTCATCGGCCTGGACAAGGGGGAGATCGTGAAGGAGGCCCAGAAGATCGGCACCTACCCCATCTCCATCCTGCCCGACGAGGAGTGCTGCACCCTCTTCGCCCCCAAGCACCCGGTGACCCGCGCGGAGCTCTCCGTGGTCCTGGACACCGAAGCCCGCCTCCCCACCGAGGAGCTTCTGGAGCTGGCCCTGAAGGACCGGGAGGTGGCCCTCTTCACCTGGCCGGGGCGGAAGGCCCTGGAGGAAGGGGCTTCCCGGGCTTTTATAATGGAGCATGGACCTGCTTGA
- a CDS encoding amidase: protein MDLLEAKHLLETGKTTPLALLEEALERAKAYADRNALAYLDEERAREEALRLTEELKRGQTRGPLHGLPLTAKDLFPVKGMPTRAGTRAPLPPLPEEALAVGRLKEAGALIFAKTNMHEVALGITGENPWTGPVRNAVDPTRQAGGSSGGSAVAVALGIGLASLGSDTGGSIRIPAAFNGVVGFKPSYGRVSLEGALPLSRSTDHGGPLAKTVRDAHFLTEILAGESIPLEGPQNPTFGVPLDFLEGRLGVGVRKAFTRLLEDLPGLRATVKEVSLPLEGAYEVYTRLVRYEAARIHEKALKEHPEGFSPQVREALLAGLALTEKDYRDAVAEREVLRLKLVKALRGVDALLLPAQPLPAPPLGAEEVELESGRKSHREAFITLTLPFSLLGVPALALPFAKVEGMPVGLQVVGPYAEDGRVLAIGGWLEARLR from the coding sequence ATGGACCTGCTTGAAGCCAAGCACCTCCTGGAAACGGGCAAAACCACCCCCCTGGCCCTTTTAGAAGAGGCCCTGGAACGGGCCAAAGCCTACGCCGACCGCAACGCCCTGGCCTATTTGGACGAGGAGAGGGCCAGGGAGGAGGCCCTCCGCCTCACCGAGGAGCTAAAGCGGGGCCAGACGAGGGGCCCCCTTCACGGGCTTCCCCTCACGGCCAAGGACCTCTTCCCGGTGAAGGGGATGCCCACCCGGGCCGGGACCCGGGCTCCCCTCCCGCCCCTGCCCGAGGAGGCTTTGGCGGTGGGGCGGCTTAAGGAGGCCGGGGCCCTCATCTTCGCCAAGACCAACATGCACGAGGTGGCCCTGGGCATAACCGGGGAGAACCCCTGGACCGGGCCCGTCAGGAACGCCGTTGACCCCACCCGCCAGGCCGGGGGAAGCAGCGGCGGGAGCGCCGTGGCCGTGGCCCTGGGGATCGGCCTGGCCTCCTTGGGCTCGGACACGGGGGGGTCCATCCGCATCCCCGCCGCCTTCAACGGGGTGGTGGGCTTCAAGCCCTCCTACGGCCGGGTGAGCCTGGAAGGGGCCCTCCCCCTCTCCCGCTCCACCGACCACGGGGGGCCCCTCGCCAAGACGGTGCGGGACGCCCACTTCCTTACGGAGATCCTGGCCGGGGAGAGCATCCCCTTAGAAGGCCCCCAGAACCCCACCTTCGGCGTCCCCCTGGACTTTTTGGAGGGGCGGCTGGGCGTGGGGGTGCGGAAAGCCTTTACCAGGCTTCTGGAAGACCTCCCGGGCCTCAGGGCCACGGTGAAGGAGGTCTCCTTGCCCCTCGAGGGGGCCTACGAGGTCTACACCCGCCTGGTGCGCTACGAGGCGGCCCGCATCCACGAGAAGGCCCTTAAAGAGCACCCCGAGGGCTTCTCCCCCCAGGTGCGGGAGGCCCTCCTGGCCGGGCTCGCCCTCACCGAGAAGGACTACCGGGACGCCGTGGCCGAGCGGGAGGTCTTAAGGCTAAAGCTGGTGAAGGCCCTTAGGGGGGTGGACGCCCTCCTCCTTCCCGCCCAGCCCCTCCCCGCTCCCCCCCTGGGCGCGGAGGAGGTGGAGCTGGAGTCGGGCAGGAAGAGCCACCGGGAGGCCTTCATCACCCTGACCCTGCCCTTCAGCCTCCTGGGGGTGCCCGCCCTCGCCCTGCCCTTCGCCAAGGTGGAGGGGATGCCCGTGGGCCTCCAGGTGGTGGGCCCCTACGCCGAGGACGGCAGGGTGCTGGCCATCGGGGGCTGGCTGGAGGCCCGCCTCAGGTGA
- a CDS encoding SLC13 family permease, with translation MDPRAALSLLVLLLTYLGLALGGLPGYRMNRAGVALVGASFLLLLGTLDLEAAWEALDAPTLVFLFGVMVLNAQLSYAGFFALAAQGLLRLARSPLALLVLLTFGAGGLSALFLNDTMALLLTPLLLRLLKALDLNPVPYLLALMGAVNTGSLMTPTGNPQNILVASLSGISYLGFLAALWPVALLGLALQVLLLALLYPEVRSLKPLPPLPPVRSRVYPALLRKGLLVALGLLVAFLLGYPMAQGAMVAAGLLLFTRRLRSERFFLRVDWELLVMFSGLFVVTEGVRRLGLAEGLLPLAQSPLGLLLSATLLSLLISNVPAVLLLAHHVKGEASWLLLAGASTLAGNLTLLASVANLIVAEGAGKEGVRISFAEHLRFGLPLTLLTLAFLYLWLT, from the coding sequence ATGGACCCGAGGGCCGCCCTTAGCCTCCTCGTCCTCCTCCTCACCTACCTGGGCCTGGCTCTGGGAGGGCTTCCCGGCTACCGCATGAACCGGGCCGGGGTGGCCCTGGTGGGGGCGAGCTTCCTTCTGCTTCTCGGCACCCTGGATCTGGAGGCCGCCTGGGAGGCCCTAGACGCCCCCACCCTGGTTTTCCTCTTCGGGGTCATGGTGCTGAACGCCCAGCTCTCCTACGCCGGCTTCTTCGCCCTGGCCGCCCAGGGGCTCTTGCGCCTGGCCCGAAGCCCTTTGGCCCTTTTGGTCCTCCTCACCTTCGGGGCCGGGGGGCTTTCCGCCCTCTTCCTCAACGACACCATGGCCCTCCTCCTCACCCCCCTCCTCCTCCGCCTCCTCAAGGCCTTGGACCTGAACCCCGTGCCCTACCTCCTCGCCCTCATGGGGGCGGTCAACACGGGAAGCCTCATGACCCCCACCGGCAACCCCCAGAACATCCTGGTGGCGAGCCTCTCGGGGATCTCCTATCTGGGCTTTCTGGCAGCGCTGTGGCCCGTGGCCCTCTTGGGCCTGGCCCTCCAGGTCCTCCTCCTCGCCCTCCTCTACCCCGAGGTCAGGAGCCTGAAGCCCCTCCCGCCCCTGCCCCCGGTGCGCTCCAGGGTCTACCCCGCCCTTCTCCGCAAGGGGCTTCTGGTGGCCCTGGGCCTTCTTGTGGCCTTCCTCCTGGGCTACCCCATGGCCCAGGGGGCCATGGTGGCGGCGGGCCTCCTCCTCTTTACCCGCAGGCTCCGCTCCGAGCGCTTCTTCCTGAGGGTGGACTGGGAGCTTCTGGTGATGTTCTCGGGGCTTTTTGTGGTGACCGAGGGGGTGAGGCGGCTTGGGCTCGCCGAGGGGCTTCTTCCCCTGGCCCAAAGCCCTTTGGGCCTTCTCCTTTCCGCCACCCTTCTTTCCCTCCTCATCTCCAACGTGCCCGCCGTCCTCCTCCTGGCCCACCACGTAAAGGGGGAGGCCTCCTGGCTCCTCCTGGCCGGGGCCAGCACCCTGGCGGGCAACCTCACCCTTCTCGCCAGCGTGGCCAACCTGATCGTGGCCGAGGGGGCGGGGAAGGAGGGGGTGAGGATCTCCTTTGCCGAGCACCTCCGCTTCGGCCTTCCCCTCACCCTTCTGACCCTGGCCTTCCTCTACCTCTGGCTCACCTGA
- a CDS encoding GNAT family N-acetyltransferase, producing the protein MWTFPEVLTGRYVRLEPLSLAHLPEFLKRYDPEVFRYMSRSPEGTEEAMRAHLEALLAEPGRVNWAIRPTPALPALRPFPGLVGRISVIAPDEANARLELGTLIFKPFWGSPANKEAKYLLLAHAFEVLKAQRVQFKVDLRNERSQRALEALGAVREGVLRRNRRLPDGGFRDDVVYSLLHEEWPGVKARLLARLYGPEGRP; encoded by the coding sequence ATGTGGACCTTTCCCGAGGTCCTCACTGGGCGGTACGTGCGCCTCGAGCCCCTTTCCCTGGCCCACCTCCCCGAGTTTCTCAAGCGGTACGACCCCGAGGTCTTCCGCTACATGAGCCGCTCGCCCGAGGGGACGGAGGAGGCCATGAGGGCCCACCTCGAGGCCCTTTTGGCCGAGCCCGGCCGGGTCAACTGGGCCATACGCCCCACGCCCGCCCTCCCGGCCCTGAGGCCTTTTCCCGGCCTGGTGGGCAGGATCTCGGTGATCGCGCCCGATGAGGCAAACGCCAGGCTGGAGCTGGGCACCCTGATCTTCAAGCCCTTCTGGGGTAGCCCCGCCAACAAGGAGGCCAAGTACCTCCTCCTGGCCCACGCCTTTGAGGTCCTGAAGGCCCAGCGGGTCCAGTTCAAGGTGGACCTGAGGAACGAGAGGAGCCAAAGGGCCCTCGAGGCCCTGGGGGCGGTGCGGGAGGGGGTCTTGCGGCGAAACCGCAGGCTCCCCGACGGGGGCTTCCGCGACGACGTGGTCTACAGCCTCCTCCACGAGGAGTGGCCGGGGGTGAAGGCCCGGCTTCTGGCCAGGCTCTATGGACCCGAGGGCCGCCCTTAG
- a CDS encoding M28 family peptidase, producing MNPLEEVLALLKLPHRGSATPLEAEAFRRLRALLEERGLAPAAIPFRGVPSYGWELLFISLLLALTPFSPLFPLLGALGFFLYFHGIRPWAFLLDRFPSQNLLAWKGEGERALVLMAHVDTAKTYFLYHPGRVRGFRLAFLVNAGLAFLAPFLAFTALAWPLGLYFLLQAALLLHRELSAPYVEGGNDNGSGVAVATALFLEAEPPPGWRLGLALTGCEEVGALGAKALLPHLPTGALVLNLDNVGWGELFYAEGEGMLLFFPYRGPLLEAARKTPGARPVRYRLAYFDTLPLTQRGFSCLTLVRLEGGLPPDWHWPTDTFARLDEGALEGTLVYARSLLEKVFRES from the coding sequence GTGAACCCCCTGGAAGAGGTTTTGGCGCTCCTCAAGCTACCCCACCGGGGAAGCGCCACGCCCCTGGAGGCCGAGGCCTTCCGCCGCCTCCGGGCCCTTCTGGAGGAAAGGGGTCTGGCCCCGGCCGCCATCCCCTTCCGGGGAGTGCCCAGTTACGGGTGGGAACTCCTTTTCATCAGCCTCCTCCTGGCCCTCACCCCCTTCTCCCCCCTCTTCCCCCTCCTGGGGGCCTTGGGGTTTTTCCTCTACTTCCACGGGATCCGCCCCTGGGCCTTCCTCCTGGACCGCTTTCCCTCCCAGAACCTCCTAGCCTGGAAGGGTGAGGGGGAAAGGGCTTTGGTCCTCATGGCCCACGTGGACACGGCCAAGACCTACTTCCTCTACCACCCCGGGAGGGTCCGGGGCTTCCGGCTGGCCTTTTTGGTCAACGCGGGCCTGGCCTTTCTGGCCCCCTTCCTGGCCTTCACCGCCCTGGCCTGGCCCTTGGGCCTTTACTTCCTCCTCCAGGCCGCTCTCCTCCTCCACCGGGAGCTTTCCGCCCCCTACGTGGAGGGGGGCAACGACAACGGAAGCGGGGTAGCCGTGGCCACCGCCCTCTTCCTGGAGGCCGAGCCCCCTCCCGGGTGGCGCCTCGGCCTGGCCCTTACGGGGTGCGAGGAGGTGGGGGCCCTGGGGGCCAAGGCCCTCCTCCCCCACCTGCCCACGGGGGCCCTCGTCCTCAACCTGGACAACGTGGGCTGGGGAGAGCTCTTTTATGCCGAAGGGGAGGGGATGCTCCTCTTTTTCCCCTACCGGGGTCCCCTCCTGGAGGCGGCGCGGAAGACCCCGGGAGCCAGGCCCGTCCGCTACCGCCTGGCCTACTTTGACACCCTGCCCCTCACGCAGCGGGGGTTTTCCTGCCTGACCCTGGTCCGCCTCGAGGGCGGCCTCCCCCCGGACTGGCACTGGCCCACCGACACCTTCGCCCGCCTGGACGAGGGAGCCCTGGAGGGCACCCTGGTCTACGCCAGAAGCCTTCTTGAAAAGGTCTTCCGGGAATCGTGA
- a CDS encoding MogA/MoaB family molybdenum cofactor biosynthesis protein codes for MFRVGILTISDKGYRGEREDTTHLAIREALRGGPYEVVLYELVPDEPPMIKKVLRLWADREGLDLILTNGGTGLAPRDRTPEATKEVLEREVPGLAELMRLKGLEKTPMAALSRGVAGVRGRTLILNLPGSPKGARESLEAVLPALPHALSLVTGKAWREGHHE; via the coding sequence ATGTTCCGCGTGGGCATTCTCACCATCTCCGACAAGGGCTACCGGGGGGAGCGGGAGGACACCACCCACCTGGCCATCCGGGAGGCCCTGAGGGGCGGGCCCTACGAGGTGGTCCTCTACGAGCTGGTCCCCGACGAGCCCCCCATGATCAAGAAGGTCCTCAGGCTCTGGGCGGACCGGGAGGGGCTGGACCTCATCCTCACCAACGGGGGCACGGGCCTCGCCCCCCGGGACCGCACCCCCGAGGCCACCAAGGAGGTCCTGGAGCGGGAGGTCCCGGGCCTGGCCGAGCTCATGCGCCTTAAGGGCCTGGAGAAGACCCCCATGGCCGCCCTCTCCCGGGGCGTGGCCGGGGTGCGGGGGAGGACCCTGATCCTGAACCTTCCGGGAAGCCCCAAGGGGGCCCGGGAGTCCTTAGAGGCCGTCCTCCCCGCCCTGCCCCACGCCCTCTCCCTGGTGACCGGCAAGGCGTGGCGGGAGGGGCACCATGAGTAG